From the Pseudodesulfovibrio indicus genome, the window GAGCAGCTTGTCGCGCTGTTCGGAACGCATCTCTTCCAGCAGCACGCGGCGGGAGACGATGACGTTGGAACGGCGGCGGTTGATCTTCAGGATCTTGAAGTCGAATTCCTGGTTCACGAGGGCGTCCATGTCGGGGACCGGACGCAGGTCGACGTGGGAGCCGGGCAGGAACGCCTCGACGCCGCCCAGGTCGACGGTGTAGCCGCCCTTGATGCGGCGGATGATGCGGCCGACGACTTCGCCGTCCTTCTCCTGGAGCTCTTCCAGTTTATCGAAAAGCTGCATCCGCTTGGCCTTGTCGCGGGACAAGTAGATGGTGCCTTCGGCTTCGTTCTTGCGGGCGACGAATACGTCGACCTTCTCACCGACCTTGATGGCGACGGTGCCGTCGGATTCGGTGAATTCGGAAACGGGAATCTGGCCTTCGGACTTGAAGTTCACGTCAACCAGGACGTAGTCCTTGTCGACCTTGACGACTTCGCCGGAGACAATGGTCCCCTCGTCCAGATCGCCGAAATCGGAGTTCAGATACTCGTCAAGGGCGTCGGCAAAATTCATTTCCATGTCAATGGTTTCATCAGCTTTAGTGTTTTCCATGGGTTACCTCCACAACGGACCTCGGACAATGGTGTTTTAACGTATATTTTCAAGATGAGGGTTCCGCGCTCGCGGGTCATCGTTTCCGAGGCAGGCGAGCCCCGTCCGCGCGGTCGGTCCTAGGGATCGAACCCGACATCTTTACGCTCCTTTTGGAGGAAGATAAGCAAATCAACCGGTTATGATTGAGCTATTCTCCCATATAAAGAAGAGTAATGTGCATAACGAAATTCCCGCACCCTGTAAACCTTTTTCCGGCAAGGGTTCCGCCACGATTTCGGGCCGCTCCGCCCCACCCACCCTTTGCGTAACAATGCGGAGTTGTGTAGGGTGCCTCAAACAGCGATCTGGAGGCGGGAATGTCTGACGAACGTTTTGAAATCTACCTCACCGAAGCGCGTGCCGGATGGCTCGAAGCGCGCCTGGTGTCGGGCGATTCCCATTACGATTTGAGCGTGCATTCCAATTTCTCGGAGCCGATCAAGGACCTGTTCCGCTGCCTGTGCGACGTCCGGGGACTGGACGCGCCCACGGACATGGAGACCGACTATCGCCACATCGAGTTCGAATGGGGCGGCGAGGGCTGGCTCTACTACTGGTCCGTCATCCCCAGGCCCGACGGAGTCCTCGACATCGTCGTGGATTTCAAGGGCAAGCGCGAGGTGGACGGCGACGAATATCCGGTCTGGAAGATCGAGACCTCGACCACCTGGGACGCCCTGGCCCGCCAGGTCTTCACCCAGGCGTCCGAAATGCTCTGGATGTACGGCTTCACCGGCTATTACGAGCGTTGGCAAAAGGATTTTCCCGCGGGCGACATGATGCGGCTGGGGCACCTCCTGCACGGCTGCCCGGCCGAGACCCAGGACTTCGCGCGCGAGCTGGGCTACCTGGCCGAGACGAGGTAGCCGCATGCGGCTCTGGACCGTGCACCCCCGATTTCTGGACACCAAGGGACTGACCGCGGTGTGGCGCGAGGGACTGCTCGCCCGCAAGGTCCTGCGCGGCGAAACCAAAGGGTACACCCGCCACCCCCAGCTGAACCGGTTCCGCGATCACCCGGACCCGCTTTCGGCCATCGACGCCTACCTCGCCGCCGTGCTCCGCGAGGCCCGCAACCGGGGCTACAACTTCGACGGCTCAAAGATCGACGAACAGGCCAAGGCCGCGCCCATCCGCGAACACACAGGCCAGCTCGACTATGAATGGCGCCACCTGCTCGCCAAGCTCGAACAGCGCGCCCCCGACCGGTTCGAAGACTCCCGCGACCTCAAACCCGCACCCCATCCCCTGTTCGTTCTCGTCAAAGGCGACGTCCGGGACTGGGAGAAGCGATAGAACGCGCCTCCGGCGGCCGGGGGAAGGGGAGAGGGAAACTTTTGGAAAAGTTTCCCTCTCCCCTTCCCCCGGACCCCCATCCCCTCTCCCTTCCAAACTTTTTGTGTGGCTTCGCCAGGGGCGTGCGGCCGCGCGTGTCCGTGTTTTTTCGCCTTTGTCCAAGAATCTGAAGCAGCACGGCCACCGACCACCGCCGACCTTCGCGGAACGACATAAAAGTTTGGAAGGGAGTCCAGAGGCATTCCTCCAAAAAAGCTCGGGCCGGGGATGCGTATGCGCATCCCCGGCCCGTTCATTGCGTATGCCGCCCCTGCTAGGACTTGACTCCGGAGCCGGTATATCGGGCGGGGTCGTCGAGGGTGGAGAGGCTTTCGCCATTGGCCACCTTGTCGCGCAGGTATTTGGGCGGGCTCATGAGTCCGCGCAGGGCGATGCCGTCGAAGAACTTCAGCTCCCCTTCCACGCTTTGGGCCAGGATGGCGTCCACCTTGGCGGGTTCCGGGTCGGTGTCCAGGGGCTTGAGGGAGCCCATGGCGAAGCCGAGCGGCACCACGTAGGTGGGAGTGCAGGAGAAGAAGTGGGTGGTGTGTTCGAACACGGTGCCGAGCGTGCGCACGATGCGCGCGTGGCCGTCGTCGAAGGGCGGCGTCACCGGTCCGGCCTGGATGACGAAGACGCCGCCGGGGGCCAGCGCTTCGCGGCAGGTGGTGAAGAACTCCCTGGTGAACAGGTCCATGGCCGGGCTGTCCTCCAGGGGGTCGGACAGGTCGCAGACGATGACGTCCCAGGAGCCGCCTTCCTTTTCCAGGACCTCGAAGGCGTCGCCGAAACGGATCTCGGCGCGCGAATTCTGGAAGCACCCCTGGTGGATCTCACCCAGGTGCTCCTGGCAGGCGTTGAACACGACCTCGTCGATCTCGACCTGCACGGCGTTGGTCACGGACTTCCACTTGAGGACCTCGCGCACGGCGCCGCCGTCCGCGCCGCCCAGGACCAGGACGCGCTTTGGCGCGCCGTGCTGGTAGAGGGCGGTGTGGACCAGGGGCTCGTGGTACAGGAACTCGTCGCGCACCGTGGTCTGCCATTTGCCGTCCAGGACCAACCCCGTGCCGAAGGTCTTGGACCGGACAATGGACATCTCCTGGTACTCGGTCCGCTTGAATTCGAGCATTTCGGCCACCCCGTGGAGGTGGACGTCATCCTCGGTCATGTACTCGGTGATCCAGTAGTCGCAAGTTAGCTTCGAGCCTGCCAAAGGTTGGCCTCCTCTGACGGCGCCATGGGCATGTGGCAGCCGCATCCGTTGCCGCGCGGGAGCACGGACAGGGTGTGGTCGGCGGCCTGGAGCTTTTCGATGAAGTACTCGCAGGCGACTCTGGGCCGGGCGGTTTCGCCGCAGGTGAAGATATCCAGCGCGGCATAGCCGGACTCGGGCCAGGTATGGATGGAAATATGGGATTCAGCCAGCAGCGCCAGGGCGGTCACGCCTTGGGGCTCGAACTTGTGGCTCGTGATGTCGAGCAGGGTGGACATGGCCGTCGCAGCCGCGTTGACCATGGTTTCGAGAATGAGCTGCTCGTCGTCGAGCAGATGGGAAGGACAACCTTTGAGTTCAAGAATGCAATGCACACCGACAGTGTTCATTCATCAACACCTCGTGATTAAAATGGGTTAGTGACCGAAGCACCTCCTTGCCAAACCGGCCGGCATTAAAGCACAGCCATCAACTGAACACATAAAACCCCCTTGGTACGGTTGGCCCGCGCCGAAATGACGCAAACCCGGCGGGAGCCGCATCCGGGTGTTGAATCCGGGGGCGTCCCGCTCCGTCCGCCGCTAATCGGACCGGTCAATCCTCATCGCGGCGAACCAATGGATGGAGCTTGTATACAATCATTGTGCGAATGCAAGCATTATTTTGTGATCTTACACAATCGTAGCAAACCGCGCGGGCCGTGCGTTTTTCGGCAACGAAAAGACCCGCACCGGTGGGCGCGGGTCTTTCGCACGGAGTCGGAATCCCCC encodes:
- the speD gene encoding adenosylmethionine decarboxylase is translated as MNTVGVHCILELKGCPSHLLDDEQLILETMVNAAATAMSTLLDITSHKFEPQGVTALALLAESHISIHTWPESGYAALDIFTCGETARPRVACEYFIEKLQAADHTLSVLPRGNGCGCHMPMAPSEEANLWQARS
- a CDS encoding spermidine synthase; protein product: MAGSKLTCDYWITEYMTEDDVHLHGVAEMLEFKRTEYQEMSIVRSKTFGTGLVLDGKWQTTVRDEFLYHEPLVHTALYQHGAPKRVLVLGGADGGAVREVLKWKSVTNAVQVEIDEVVFNACQEHLGEIHQGCFQNSRAEIRFGDAFEVLEKEGGSWDVIVCDLSDPLEDSPAMDLFTREFFTTCREALAPGGVFVIQAGPVTPPFDDGHARIVRTLGTVFEHTTHFFSCTPTYVVPLGFAMGSLKPLDTDPEPAKVDAILAQSVEGELKFFDGIALRGLMSPPKYLRDKVANGESLSTLDDPARYTGSGVKS
- a CDS encoding pyrimidine dimer DNA glycosylase/endonuclease V, with product MRLWTVHPRFLDTKGLTAVWREGLLARKVLRGETKGYTRHPQLNRFRDHPDPLSAIDAYLAAVLREARNRGYNFDGSKIDEQAKAAPIREHTGQLDYEWRHLLAKLEQRAPDRFEDSRDLKPAPHPLFVLVKGDVRDWEKR